One genomic region from Anabaena sp. PCC 7108 encodes:
- a CDS encoding GNAT family N-acetyltransferase has translation MNYSHIHFREQRSYTTGKHASEIDLYQLQNLFNIAAFWATERSIEDLGIAIANSEPVISVWDKEQLIGFARATSDGIYRATIWDVVIHPKYQGNGLGIKLVETVLSHPRMQVERVYLMTTHQQAFYEKIGFQTNSTTTMVLCNQPSFPVLGGTEEIQLQESLGG, from the coding sequence ATGAACTATTCTCATATTCACTTTAGAGAGCAGCGTAGTTACACCACAGGAAAACACGCTTCAGAAATTGATCTTTACCAACTTCAGAACCTGTTTAATATTGCAGCTTTTTGGGCAACAGAGCGTAGTATTGAGGATTTAGGTATAGCTATTGCCAATAGTGAACCAGTGATTTCTGTGTGGGATAAAGAGCAATTAATTGGCTTTGCTAGAGCAACTTCTGATGGCATCTATCGCGCTACAATTTGGGATGTTGTCATCCACCCAAAGTATCAAGGTAATGGACTAGGAATTAAGTTAGTAGAAACCGTTTTGAGTCATCCACGAATGCAAGTAGAACGTGTTTATCTGATGACTACACATCAACAGGCATTTTACGAAAAGATTGGTTTTCAAACTAATAGCACAACCACAATGGTGTTATGTAATCAGCCTAGTTTTCCTGTTCTTGGGGGGACTGAAGAAATTCAGCTTCAGGAGTCGCTAGGGGGATAG